One region of Hymenobacter sediminicola genomic DNA includes:
- a CDS encoding zinc ribbon domain-containing protein YjdM produces the protein MDVKDSNGNLLAEGDSVTLIKDLKVKGSSLTLKRGTVVKNIRLTNSPAEIEGRAGGSTMVLKTEFLKKA, from the coding sequence ATGGACGTAAAAGACAGCAACGGCAACCTGCTCGCAGAAGGCGACTCGGTGACGCTCATCAAGGATCTGAAAGTGAAGGGCTCTTCGCTCACGCTCAAACGTGGCACTGTGGTCAAGAACATCCGCCTCACCAACAGCCCCGCTGAAATTGAGGGTCGTGCTGGTGGCAGCACCATGGTACTCAAAACCGAGTTTCTGAAGAAAGCCTAG
- a CDS encoding isocitrate dehydrogenase (NADP(+)): protein MAKIKVANPVVELDGDEMTRIIWKFIKDKLITPYLELDIKYYDLGIEYRDETNDQVTIDAANAIKQYGVGIKCATITPDEERVKEFNLKQMWKSPNGTIRNILDGTVFREPIVMSNVPRLVPNWTAPICIGRHAFGDQYRATDFVTKGKGKLTITFTPEDGGEEQSFEVYNFKSDGVALAMYNTDESIRGFAHACFNQALMKGWPLYLSTKNTILKKYDGRFKDIFQEIYEQDYLAKFQAAGITYEHRLIDDMVASALKWNGNFVWACKNYDGDVQSDTVAQGFGSLGLMTSTLVTPDGGTMEAEAAHGTVTRHYRDHQKGKPTSTNPIASIFAWTRGLEFRGKLDNNQELIDFCHKLEQVCIETVESGKMTKDLAVCIHGNKVEHGRDYLYTEEFLEALDTNLKAKLGK from the coding sequence ATGGCCAAAATCAAAGTAGCCAACCCCGTAGTTGAGCTTGATGGCGACGAAATGACGCGCATCATCTGGAAGTTCATTAAGGATAAGCTGATTACCCCGTATCTGGAACTGGACATCAAGTACTACGATCTGGGTATTGAGTACCGCGACGAAACCAACGACCAGGTAACCATTGACGCCGCCAATGCCATTAAGCAGTACGGCGTGGGCATCAAGTGCGCCACCATCACGCCCGACGAGGAGCGGGTAAAGGAGTTCAACCTCAAGCAGATGTGGAAGTCGCCGAACGGCACCATCCGCAACATCCTGGACGGCACCGTGTTCCGTGAGCCAATTGTGATGAGCAACGTGCCGCGCCTCGTGCCCAACTGGACGGCCCCCATCTGCATCGGCCGCCACGCTTTCGGCGACCAGTATCGCGCCACCGACTTCGTGACCAAGGGCAAAGGCAAGCTTACCATCACCTTCACCCCCGAAGACGGTGGCGAAGAGCAGTCGTTTGAAGTCTATAACTTCAAGAGCGACGGCGTGGCCCTGGCCATGTACAACACCGACGAGTCCATCCGCGGCTTCGCCCACGCCTGCTTCAACCAGGCCCTGATGAAAGGCTGGCCGCTGTATTTGAGCACCAAAAACACCATCCTGAAAAAGTACGATGGCCGCTTCAAGGACATCTTCCAGGAAATCTACGAGCAGGATTATCTGGCTAAGTTCCAGGCTGCCGGCATCACCTACGAGCACCGTCTGATTGACGACATGGTGGCCTCGGCCCTGAAATGGAACGGCAACTTCGTGTGGGCCTGCAAAAACTACGACGGCGACGTACAGTCCGACACCGTAGCCCAGGGTTTCGGCTCGCTGGGCCTGATGACCTCCACGCTGGTAACGCCCGACGGTGGCACGATGGAGGCTGAAGCCGCCCACGGCACCGTAACGCGCCACTACCGCGACCATCAGAAAGGCAAGCCCACCTCCACCAACCCCATTGCCAGCATCTTCGCCTGGACCCGGGGCCTGGAGTTCCGCGGCAAGCTCGATAACAACCAGGAGTTGATTGACTTCTGCCACAAGCTGGAGCAGGTGTGCATCGAAACTGTGGAAAGCGGCAAGATGACCAAGGACCTTGCCGTCTGCATCCACGGCAACAAAGTGGAGCACGGCCGCGACTACCTCTACACCGAGGAGTTCCTGGAAGCGTTGGACACCAACCTGAAAGCCAAGCTCGGTAAATAG